In Synechococcus sp. HK05, one DNA window encodes the following:
- the lysS gene encoding lysine--tRNA ligase — translation MSELRETRLEKGKALAELGQGPYALRFEPSHRTAELQQAHADLANGEERDVTVAVAGRVMTRRVMGKLAFFTLADETGLIQLFIEKATLAASMPDDPEAFAHITSLVDAGDLIGVQGTLRRTDRGELSVKVKGWQMLSKSLQPLPDKWHGLSDVEKRYRQRYLDLIVSPHTRETFRRRALAVSAIRRWLDERGFLEIETPVLQSVPGGADARPFETHHNALDLPLTLRIATELHLKRLVVGGFERVYELGRIFRNEGISTRHNPEFTSIEVYQAYADYNDMMDLTEQLIAHVCQQVCGSTVISYQGTEIDLTPPWRRVTMHELVQEATGLDFAAFTSRDEAVAAMEAKGLAAPALADSVGRLLVEAFEQTVETDLIQPTFVIDYPVENSPLARAHRSKPGLVERFELFIVGRETANAFSELIDPVDQRQRLEAQMARKAAGDDEAQQVDEDFIQALEVGMPPTGGLGIGIDRLVMLLTDSASIRDVIAFPLLRPEIRTAGAD, via the coding sequence TTGTCTGAGCTGCGCGAGACCCGCCTCGAGAAAGGCAAGGCCCTGGCTGAGCTGGGCCAGGGACCCTATGCGCTGCGCTTTGAGCCCAGCCACCGCACCGCCGAGCTGCAGCAGGCCCACGCTGATCTCGCCAACGGCGAAGAGCGCGATGTGACCGTCGCCGTGGCCGGCCGGGTGATGACCCGCCGCGTGATGGGCAAGCTCGCCTTTTTCACCCTGGCCGATGAAACGGGTCTGATCCAGCTGTTCATCGAGAAGGCCACGCTCGCGGCCTCGATGCCGGACGACCCCGAGGCCTTTGCCCACATCACATCCCTGGTGGATGCCGGCGATCTGATCGGCGTGCAGGGCACGCTGCGCCGCACCGACCGCGGTGAACTTTCGGTGAAGGTGAAGGGCTGGCAGATGCTCAGCAAGAGCCTGCAGCCTTTGCCCGATAAGTGGCATGGCCTCTCCGATGTGGAGAAGCGCTACCGCCAGCGCTATCTCGATCTGATCGTGTCGCCCCACACGCGCGAAACCTTCCGGCGCCGGGCATTGGCGGTGAGTGCAATCCGCCGCTGGCTGGACGAGCGCGGCTTCCTGGAGATCGAAACGCCGGTGCTGCAGAGCGTTCCCGGTGGCGCCGACGCACGGCCGTTTGAAACCCACCACAACGCTCTCGATCTGCCGCTCACCCTGCGCATCGCCACGGAACTGCACCTCAAGCGGCTGGTGGTGGGCGGCTTTGAGCGGGTGTATGAACTCGGCCGGATCTTCCGCAACGAGGGCATCAGCACCCGGCACAACCCGGAGTTCACCTCAATCGAGGTGTACCAGGCCTATGCCGACTACAACGACATGATGGATCTCACGGAGCAGCTGATTGCTCACGTGTGCCAGCAGGTGTGCGGCAGCACCGTGATCAGTTATCAGGGCACCGAGATCGATCTGACGCCCCCCTGGCGCCGGGTGACCATGCACGAGCTGGTGCAGGAGGCCACCGGCCTGGATTTCGCGGCCTTCACGTCTCGCGACGAGGCTGTTGCGGCGATGGAAGCCAAGGGCCTTGCGGCGCCGGCCCTGGCCGATTCGGTGGGCCGCTTGCTGGTTGAGGCCTTCGAGCAAACGGTCGAAACCGACCTGATCCAGCCCACCTTTGTGATCGATTACCCAGTGGAGAACTCGCCCCTGGCCCGGGCCCACCGCAGCAAGCCGGGCCTGGTGGAGCGCTTCGAGCTGTTCATCGTGGGCCGCGAAACCGCTAACGCCTTCAGCGAGTTGATCGATCCGGTGGATCAGCGCCAGCGCCTAGAAGCGCAGATGGCCCGCAAGGCCGCCGGCGACGACGAAGCCCAGCAAGTGGATGAAGACTTCATCCAGGCCCTCGAGGTGGGCATGCCCCCCACGGGTGGCCTGGGCATCGGCATCGATCGCTTGGTGATGCTGCTCACCGACAGCGCCTCGATCCGCGATGTGATCGCCTTCCCGCTGCTGCGCCCGGAAATCCGCACCGCTGGCGCCGACTGA
- the rpaB gene encoding response regulator transcription factor RpaB, translating to MALGDQHQLGEASGAASGPEGHRATLLVVDDEPAVRRVLVMRLQLAGYRVVCAEDGEEALTLFHQEQPDLVVLDVMLPKLDGFAVCRRLRAESCVPIIFLSALDAIAERVAGLDLGADDYLPKPFSPKELEARIATILRRVGRGSAAAEPREATPGQGVLRVGDLVVDTNRRQVTRDGERIGLTYTEFSLLELLFREPGRVVPRAEILEQLWGYPPRRAADLRVVDVYVARLRGKLEPDPRNPELILTVRGTGYASQRVGELPGMAAAG from the coding sequence ATGGCCCTCGGCGACCAGCACCAACTCGGTGAGGCGTCGGGAGCCGCGTCTGGGCCTGAGGGGCACCGCGCCACCTTGCTCGTGGTGGACGACGAGCCGGCGGTACGCCGCGTGTTGGTGATGCGTCTGCAGCTGGCCGGTTACCGGGTGGTGTGCGCCGAAGACGGCGAAGAAGCGCTCACCCTGTTCCACCAGGAGCAGCCTGATCTCGTCGTGCTCGACGTGATGCTGCCCAAGCTTGATGGCTTCGCCGTGTGCCGGCGACTGCGGGCTGAATCCTGCGTGCCGATCATTTTCCTCTCGGCTCTTGATGCCATCGCCGAGCGCGTGGCGGGCCTCGATCTCGGCGCCGACGACTATCTGCCCAAGCCCTTCAGCCCCAAGGAACTCGAGGCGCGCATCGCCACGATCCTGCGCCGGGTGGGCCGCGGCTCCGCTGCTGCTGAGCCGCGAGAGGCCACGCCCGGCCAGGGTGTGCTGCGGGTGGGCGATCTGGTGGTGGATACCAATCGCCGTCAGGTGACCCGCGATGGCGAGCGCATCGGTCTCACCTACACGGAATTCAGCCTGCTGGAGCTGCTCTTCCGCGAGCCCGGCCGTGTGGTGCCCAGGGCCGAGATCCTCGAGCAGCTATGGGGCTATCCGCCGCGCCGTGCCGCCGATCTGCGGGTGGTGGATGTGTATGTGGCCCGCCTGCGGGGCAAGCTCGAGCCAGATCCCCGCAATCCCGAGTTGATCCTCACGGTGCGGGGTACTGGCTATGCCTCCCAGCGGGTGGGTGAGCTTCCGGGAATGGCGGCTGCCGGCTGA
- a CDS encoding ABC transporter substrate-binding protein, with the protein MRGNAATGALRGFRRRALLRRVVVGAAGAALAVGLSACRGAAPPAGSERTIQFWTLDLAPKFNTYIQGVIGAWEAQNPGYRVVWTDIPWGSVERKLLAAVFARTAPDVVNLNPLFAANLASKGGLLPLDAVLPPGAPQAYLPLIWQAGRSAGPDGQPQQFAIPWYLTARITLANTSLLLQAGYSAPPRTWEEVPAYAEAVRRRTGRYALFVTVVPDDSAELLESLVQMGVTLLGHDQRAAFNSPAGRKAFAFWTDLYRRGLLPREVVSQGYRRAIELYQSGELAQVGSGAEFLRSIQTNAPQIAAATRPYPPITGANGEANVAVMTLAIPRQSQVAGKAAEFALFLTDATNQQRFAEQARVLPSSPGALQALRRNLEAERPASQPEVLVQQARLLSADTLAQARVLVPASPGVKRLQAIVYTQLQRAMLGQISSDAALLEAERQWNAYAVGRFSGQDKR; encoded by the coding sequence ATGAGGGGCAACGCCGCCACTGGAGCTTTGCGCGGATTCCGTCGCCGTGCGCTGCTGCGCCGCGTTGTGGTTGGTGCGGCCGGTGCTGCCTTGGCGGTTGGCCTTAGTGCGTGCCGCGGAGCGGCGCCACCGGCGGGTTCTGAGCGCACAATCCAGTTCTGGACCCTCGACCTGGCGCCGAAATTCAACACCTACATCCAGGGTGTGATCGGCGCCTGGGAAGCCCAGAACCCCGGCTACCGCGTGGTGTGGACCGATATTCCCTGGGGCTCGGTGGAGCGCAAGCTGCTGGCGGCGGTGTTTGCCCGCACGGCGCCTGATGTGGTGAACCTCAATCCCCTGTTTGCAGCCAACCTGGCCAGCAAAGGCGGCTTGCTGCCGCTTGATGCGGTGCTGCCACCGGGAGCGCCCCAGGCCTACCTGCCCTTGATCTGGCAGGCGGGCCGCAGCGCTGGGCCAGATGGTCAGCCCCAACAGTTCGCGATCCCCTGGTATCTCACCGCCCGGATCACCCTGGCCAACACCAGCCTGCTGCTGCAGGCCGGTTACAGCGCGCCGCCCCGCACTTGGGAGGAGGTGCCCGCCTATGCCGAAGCGGTGCGCCGCCGCACCGGCCGCTATGCCCTGTTCGTCACGGTGGTGCCCGACGACTCGGCCGAGCTCCTGGAGAGCCTGGTGCAGATGGGGGTGACGCTGCTCGGCCACGATCAACGCGCTGCCTTCAACAGCCCCGCCGGCCGTAAGGCCTTCGCCTTCTGGACGGATCTCTATCGCCGCGGCCTGCTGCCGCGGGAGGTGGTGAGCCAGGGTTACCGCCGCGCGATCGAGCTGTATCAGAGCGGTGAGCTCGCCCAGGTGGGCAGCGGCGCTGAGTTTCTGCGCAGCATCCAAACCAATGCCCCCCAGATCGCGGCGGCCACCCGCCCCTACCCGCCCATCACCGGAGCCAACGGCGAAGCCAACGTGGCGGTGATGACCCTCGCCATTCCTCGCCAGAGCCAGGTGGCGGGCAAGGCAGCGGAGTTTGCCCTCTTCCTCACCGATGCGACCAATCAGCAGCGTTTCGCGGAGCAGGCCCGGGTGCTGCCGTCGTCGCCCGGGGCGCTGCAAGCGCTGCGCCGCAACCTTGAGGCAGAACGCCCAGCCAGCCAGCCCGAGGTCCTGGTGCAGCAGGCCCGCCTGCTCTCCGCCGACACCCTCGCCCAGGCGCGGGTGCTGGTGCCGGCCAGCCCTGGGGTGAAGCGGTTGCAGGCGATTGTGTACACCCAGCTCCAGCGGGCGATGCTCGGCCAGATCAGCAGCGATGCGGCCCTGCTGGAGGCGGAGCGGCAGTGGAACGCCTATGCCGTGGGGCGCTTCTCAGGCCAGGACAAGCGTTAA
- the mreC gene encoding rod shape-determining protein MreC, producing the protein MLGRTLRVPLLRKVAEAWPWWLLLLALVGVRLSKGAGFMDAYALLSRPFWPGSAQSEWLRSAQQLQDQASLLQLQRDNQRLRGMLALDRSGAGRVSAPVISREPGGWWQQLELGKGSVEGIRAGDPVLAPGGLIGRVSSVTPSTARVQLLTDSGSRLGVWVARVQRHGLLVGQGTARPRLQFLEKDTGVRPGDVITTSPASTLVPPNLLVGVVQSVNEELAPAPDAAVQLSAPVDAVDWVQVVTR; encoded by the coding sequence ATGCTCGGACGCACCCTGCGCGTCCCGCTGCTGCGCAAGGTCGCGGAAGCCTGGCCCTGGTGGTTGCTGCTGCTGGCCCTGGTGGGGGTGCGGCTGAGCAAGGGGGCGGGCTTCATGGATGCCTATGCCCTGCTCAGCCGTCCCTTCTGGCCGGGTTCAGCCCAGTCGGAGTGGTTGCGCTCGGCGCAGCAGCTGCAGGATCAAGCCAGCCTGTTGCAGTTGCAGCGCGACAACCAACGCCTGCGCGGCATGCTCGCCCTCGATCGCAGTGGCGCTGGTCGCGTGTCGGCTCCGGTGATCTCGCGCGAGCCCGGCGGCTGGTGGCAGCAGCTGGAGCTCGGCAAGGGCAGCGTGGAGGGCATCCGCGCCGGGGATCCGGTGCTGGCCCCCGGTGGCTTGATCGGCCGGGTGAGCAGCGTGACCCCCAGTACCGCCCGCGTGCAGCTGCTCACCGACAGCGGCAGCCGCCTCGGGGTGTGGGTGGCGCGGGTGCAGCGCCATGGGCTGCTGGTGGGCCAGGGCACGGCGCGGCCGCGGTTGCAGTTCCTGGAAAAAGACACCGGCGTGCGCCCCGGTGATGTGATCACCACCTCCCCCGCCAGCACCCTGGTGCCTCCCAACCTCCTGGTGGGTGTGGTGCAGAGCGTGAATGAGGAGTTGGCGCCGGCCCCGGATGCGGCCGTGCAGCTCAGTGCACCGGTGGATGCGGTGGATTGGGTGCAGGTGGTGACCCGTTAG
- a CDS encoding rod shape-determining protein MreD has translation MGVLHRQRWCGATGLMVPLLTLASPGFLKIAGVAPSWAVLWLLPWALVDGPASGAIAGLCLGLVLDGLHLGLASEVPVLMLLGWWWGRIGRRGVPIERSYNLGLLALLGALLLGASVLLQLYWSGQLPLVEAGLHTLVAQSLITGLLAPVLCSLMLLRWRRIADLRG, from the coding sequence ATGGGGGTGTTGCACCGTCAGCGTTGGTGTGGGGCCACGGGGCTGATGGTGCCCCTGCTCACCCTGGCCTCGCCTGGCTTTTTGAAGATCGCCGGCGTCGCCCCCAGTTGGGCGGTGCTTTGGCTGTTGCCCTGGGCGTTAGTGGATGGGCCCGCCTCAGGCGCGATTGCTGGGCTTTGCCTCGGGTTGGTGCTGGATGGCTTGCACCTCGGCCTGGCCAGCGAGGTGCCGGTGTTGATGCTTCTGGGTTGGTGGTGGGGGAGGATCGGCCGGCGTGGTGTGCCGATCGAGCGCAGCTACAACCTGGGTCTGCTGGCGCTGCTTGGCGCCTTGCTCCTGGGGGCCAGTGTGTTGCTGCAGCTCTATTGGAGCGGCCAATTACCGCTGGTGGAAGCCGGCTTGCACACCCTGGTGGCGCAGAGCTTGATCACCGGCCTGCTCGCACCGGTGCTCTGCTCGCTGATGCTGTTGCGCTGGCGCCGTATCGCTGATTTGAGGGGCTGA